Proteins found in one Lycium ferocissimum isolate CSIRO_LF1 chromosome 6, AGI_CSIRO_Lferr_CH_V1, whole genome shotgun sequence genomic segment:
- the LOC132061463 gene encoding uncharacterized protein At5g23160-like, whose amino-acid sequence MRSNFPNQHLFRHQNGRNHRRQPPLKKSTKRGQVNNMIKKLIIATLINSTKDKYEIKLSQSTSVPPPKRKKSPASTATEKVNEERSSQQHDQEINNSNFDSIICMSILMVTLLIMLFWGKACAIICTCAWFYFLPRVSNTGDHCWKGWQLGIAGGINVNSEEYKKKVVLEGFLERNHKNGVGFL is encoded by the coding sequence atgagaTCAAACTTTCCCAATCAACATCTGTTCCGCCACCAAAACGGAAGAAATCACCGGCGTCAACCGCCACTGAAAAAGTCAACGAAGAGAGGTCAAGTCAACAAcatgatcaagaaattaataatAGCAACTTTGATAAATTcaacaaaagacaaatatgagaTCAAACTTTCCCAATCAACATCTGTTCCGCCACCAAAACGGAAGAAATCACCGGCGTCAACCGCCACTGAAAAAGTCAACGAAGAGAGGTCAAGTCAACAAcatgatcaagaaattaataatAGCAACTTTGACTCAATTATTTGCATGTCAATTCTAATGGTGACCCTATTGATAATGTTGTTTTGGGGCAAGGCTTGTGCCATTATTTGTACGTGTGCATGGTTTTATTTTCTTCCTCGGGTTTCGAATACCGGAGATCATTGCTGGAAAGGTTGGCAACTTGGCATTGCCGGCGGCATTAACGTGAACTCGGAGGAGTACAAGAAGAAAGTTGTGTTGGAAGGATTTTTGGAGAGAAATCATAAGAATGGTGTTGGATTTTTGTAG